The following proteins come from a genomic window of Papilio machaon chromosome 7, ilPapMach1.1, whole genome shotgun sequence:
- the LOC106719394 gene encoding histidine-rich glycoprotein, producing the protein MKCVVAIGLLCLVAVYARELGEEERDLVAAASGKASHHEEGGGHEHHAHHHHDHGSKGHKGHKGHHHHHKGEHGDHGKHHHEGHHHEHGGGHKKHWDEHDHHGHHHEHGHHHKGGKHGHHKHHDKGEKTDGYHKKYHKDHFHKDHHFYDDHHNEGKHHKHGDHHGHHEHHGGEHKKGGHHEKGHHEHHHGKHGHHDKHHYDEDHHGHKGHHGHEEHHHHHHDHGKKGGHHDHKDWGFHHGKH; encoded by the coding sequence ATGAAGTGTGTTGTAGCCATCGGGCTTCTCTGCCTTGTGGCAGTGTACGCCAGGGAACTTGGCGAGGAGGAGAGGGACCTCGTGGCCGCAGCGAGTGGCAAGGCGAGCCACCACGAGGAGGGTGGCGGCCACGAGCATCATGCACATCATCACCACGACCACGGCAGCAAGGGCCACAAGGGTCACAAGGGACACCACCATCATCACAAAGGCGAACACGGCGACCACGGAAAACACCACCACGAGGGACATCACCACGAACATGGTGGTGGCCATAAGAAGCATTGGGATGAGCATGATCATCATGGCCACCATCATGAGCACGGACACCACCATAAAGGAGGTAAACACGGTCACCACAAGCATCACGATAAGGGAGAAAAAACCGATGGCTACCACAAGAAATATCACAAGGACCACTTCCACAAGGACCATCACTTCTACGATGACCATCATAACGAGGGCAAGCACCACAAACACGGAGATCATCACGGACACCACGAACATCACGGAGGAGAACACAAGAAGGGTGGACACCACGAGAAAGGACATCATGAACATCATCATGGCAAGCACGGTCATCACGACAAGCATCATTACGACGAGGACCACCACGGGCACAAGGGCCACCATGGTCATGAggaacatcatcatcatcatcatgatCATGGCAAGAAGGGCGGTCACCATGACCACAAGGACTGGGGATTCCACCACGGAAAGCACTGA
- the LOC106719470 gene encoding cytochrome P450 6B2, translating to MFFESFLLNLAILAALIVALIFDYVTKFFSYWYIRHVPYKIPFPFFGSDYHRVLRFRSTSEEVRNLYTKYPEANFVGVIKSRIPELIVKDPEFIKKMLSTDFANFHCRGIALDRSRDVCLRNNLFYAEGEKWTLLREGLECLLNGMHREPDVSLHVCLSGTNEVVNVRGLLSEILDAVFKDCLFEGKDDGLILKDLRQSIQRRTYLEIFKSYLKEIFPSVYTFFGLTTVPGLLTAKANKVLKESNLLTKIRQIGLIDQLNSKNRKATRTENVTELELTYSMVSLFITEGYIPCLNVITSLLFELAKNLEIQEKIRTHNSVNVDYLDACVKEALRLYCSYPVITRKCVKAYEIPDNKMILDKNITITVPVEAIHKDSKHYKNPCAFNPDRFLESENEMRHTFVYLPFGAGPRKCIGEQLAMQIMRKVTKAILEKYKIETTERTPSQLSFEDHNFMKIIKEDVWLKFTPL from the exons ATGTTCTTCGAAAGCTTTCTGTTGAACTTGGCTATTTTGGCAGCTTTAATAGTCGCCCTAATATTCGACTATGTTACGAAGTTCTTTAGCTACTGGTACATCCGCCATGTACCTTACAAGATACCGTTTCCTTTCTTCGGAAGTGATTATCATAGGGTATTGAGGTTTCGATCGACCTCCGAGGAAGTAAGAAACCTTTACACTAAGTATCCGGAGGCGAATTTTGTAGGTGTCATCAAGAGTCGAATACCTGAGTTGATTGTGAAAGACCCGGAGTTCATCAAGAAAATGTTGTCGACGGATTTCGCGAATTTCCATTGCAGAGGCATCGCTCTCGACAGATCTCGGGATGTTTGCTTAAGAAACAATCTATTCTATGCCGAAGGTGAAAAGTGGACCTTACTCCGTGAGGGATTGGAGTGTTTATTGAACGGAATGCATCGTGAACCTGATGTCAGTTTACATGTCTGTTTGTCAGGAACCAATGAAGTTGTGAATGTTCGAGGGCTGTTGTCAGAAATATTGGACGCCGTGTTTAAGGATTGCCTCTTTGAGGGAAAGGACGACGGACTTATACTAAAAGACTTACGTCAGTCAATACAGCGTCGTACTTATTTGGAGATATTCAAGAgttatttgaaagaaatatttccTTCTGTGTATACTTTCTTCGGATTAACCACCGTTCCAGGATTGCTGACTGCGAAAGCTAATAAAGTCTTGAAAGAATCAAACTTATTGACGAAGATTCGACAAATAGGTCTCATAGATCAATTGAACTCGAAAAACAGGAAGGCTACTAGGACAGAAAACGTAACAGAATTGGAATTGACATATTCAATGGTTAGTCTTTTCATAACTGAAGGGTACATACCGTGTCTTAATGTTATAACTTCCTTGTTGTTTGAATTAGCAAAGAACTTGGAAATCCAAGAAAAAATCAGAACACATAATTCAGTTAACGTTGATTATTTAGATGCCTGTGTTAAAGAAGCTTTACGTTTGTACTGTTCATACCCAGTTATAACAAGAAAGTGTGTCAAAGCATATGAAATTccagataataaaatgattttggaTAAGAATATCACTATAACGGTACCGGTAGAAGCAATCCATAAAGACTCGAAGCACTATAAGAACCCTTGTGCTTTTAACCCGGACCGGTTCTTGGAAAGTGAAAATGAAATGAGGCATACATTCGTGTACTTACCTTTTGGTGCTGGGCCTCGCAAATGTATTG GTGAACAGTTGGCTATGCAGATTATGAGAAAAGTTACAAAAGCTATCCttgagaaatataaaatcgaGACAACAGAAAGAACTCCTTCACAGCTGTCCTTTGAAGatcataattttatgaaaatcatTAAAGAAGATGTTTGGCTCAAGTTCACACCATTGTAA
- the LOC106719393 gene encoding poly [ADP-ribose] polymerase-like yields MTNLPFKVEYAKTGNANCKVCKEKIDKGILRFGISLQSKFYDGHQTHWHHEECFFKKVIPKSIFDFERFNVLQYCDIKRLNAKIKSILSTILNNQGKKQLAESKPNELPLPSFNIEYSKTSSSTCRHCDQKILKDEIRISKSHYDPRFGDSLLWFHINCFIVKREDLLFTGNINDIPGFSMINENDQVLINKEIENSTNYLYVGKQVDDSDQYIEMIEGESRIFDHCRKALSVLNDNELKKLIDANFLLLSKSREECIDILADCMTCGVPETCPECKQGQIVLDTFYYKCIGDTSAWTQCTYRTETPQRKSMKIPCALGYIQVFKDYQHPGLQRHFYKPTSRIFTNSDSNSFQLIPRDIKESSNVSEAKRTKLKIKYGMDVDLNSGLENIAHVYKEQNNYYSVVLSKTHVDDNKNSFYKLQLLESDSKEKYWVFRSWGRTGTSIGGKKLENFTDSCEAKKHFEKIYVQKTKYRELSGHHFIKIPRAYVPVDINYDDISMSKINIESECNLPISVQGMIVKIFDRKIIENYLLQYDLDIKSMPLGKISKEQIKSGYNILSSLLEDFDKGDINIEKIKDSSNKLYTIVPHNFGLKYPPLLDNKDLIKKKLEMLDSLLEVEIVYDLLKSASDDIISPIESLYLSLNADIIPVDSSSMEYNVVMKYLKNTQHSLDYNIDIDELFKVTRAGEEDRYNKYKELHNKRLLWHGSRTTNIAGILSQGLRIAPPEAPATGYLFGKGIYFADMISKSAHYCLVNKNHPIGFALLCEVALGNSEKCYKAQHVTLTEDIHSVWGVGRIQPNPTGNVTLKNNIIVPLGMPINSASQSNLFYNEYIVYDVAQVNIKYLWMLNKKNNLQI; encoded by the exons ATGACAAACTTACCTTTCAAAGTGGAATATGCAAAAACAGGAAACGCCAACTGTAAAGTGTGCaaagaaaaaattgataaaggAATATTACGATTCGGAATATCattgcaatcaaaattttatgatgGTCATCAAACACATTGGCATCACGAGGAGTGTTTCTTCAAGAAGGTAATACCAAAGAGCATTTTTGATTTTGAGAGGTTTAACGTACTACAATACTGTGATATAAAACGactaaatgcaaaaataaaatctatattatcTACAATACTGAACAATCAAGGTAAAAAGCAACTTGCAGAGTCAAAACCAAATGAATTACCTTTACCGTCGTTTAACATTGAATATTCAAAAACGAGTAGTTCCACGTGTCGTCATTGTGatcaaaaaattcttaaagaCGAGATAAGAATTTCTAAATCACACTATGATCCACGATTCGGAGACAGCCTTTTGTGGTTTCACATTAactgttttattgtaaaacgAGAAGATTTGTTATTTACAGGAAATATTAACGATATACCTGGCTTTTCAATGATCAACGAAAATGACCAAGTTTTGATTAATAAAGAGATTGAGAATTCGACAAACTATCTTTATGTAGGTAAACAAGTAGATGATTCCGATCAATATATAGAGATGATTGAAGGAGAATCAAGAATATTTGATCACTGCCGAAAGGCTCTAAGCGTTTTGAATGACAATGAACTCAAGAAACTAATAGATGCAAACTTTCTATTACTATCCAAAAGTCGAGAAGAATGTATAGATATTCTTGCTGATTGCATGACTTGCGGTGTTCCCGAAACATGTCCAGAATGCAAACAAGGACAAATTGTGTTagatactttttattacaagtgcATTGGCGATACAAGCGCTTGGACACAATGCACTTACAGGACTGAAACACCTCAAAGAAAGTCTATGAAAATACCGTGTGCCTTGGGATATATTCAGGTTTTTAAAGATTATCAACATCCAGGTTTGCAGcgtcatttttataaaccaaCTTCAAGAATCTTTACAAACTCAGATTCAAATTCATTTCAGCTAATTCCACGAGATATTAAAGAGAGCAGTAACGTTTCTGAAGCGaaaagaacaaaattaaaaataaaatatggtaTGGATGTGGATCTAAATTCCGGATTAGAAAATATTGCACACGTTTATaaagaacaaaacaattattacaGTGTTGTGTTGAGTAAAACTCATgttgatgataataaaaattctttttataaacttcAACTGCTAGAATCTGatagtaaagaaaaatattgggTATTTCGGTCTTGGGGAAGAACGGGTACGTCGATAGGTGGCAAGAAACTTGAAAATTTTACTGATTCCTGCGAAGCAAAAAAACACTTTGAAAAAATTTACgtacaaaaaactaaatatcgAGAACTTTCAGGACATCACTTCATTAAAATACCGAGAGCCTATGTACCTGTTGATATAAACTACGATGATATCTCAATGTCaaagataaatattgaaaGTGAATGTAATCTACCTATATCTGTACAGGGGatgattgttaaaatatttgataggaaaattatagaaaattatcTTTTGCAATATGATCTTGATATTAAAAGCATGCCGCTTGGTAAAATCTCtaaagaacaaattaaatccGGATATAACATACTATCAAGTCTCCTAGAAGACTTTGATAAAGGTGacattaatatagaaaaaattaaagattcttcaaataaattatatacaatagtACCCCATAACTTTGGATTGAAATACCCTCCATTACTggataataaagatttaataaaaaagaaattagaaATGTTAGATAGTCTATTAGAAGTGGAAATAGTTTATGATTTGTTAAAATCTGCGTCTGATGATATTATAAGTCCCATTGAATCACTATACCTCTCACTTAATGCAGATATTATACCCGTAGACAGTTCTTCGATGGAGTATAatgttgtaatgaaatatCTGAAGAATACGCAACATTCGCTTGATTATAATATTGACATTGATGAGCTTTTCAAAGTGACGCGCGCTGGAGAAGAAGATCGCTACAACAAATATAAAGAACTTCATAACAAACGTTTGCTTTGGCATGGATCTAGAACTACAAACATAGCTGGGATTCTATCACAAGGGCTTCGTATAGCACCTCCAGAAGCACCTGCAACAGGTTACTTGTTTGGTAAAGGAATTTATTTTGCCGATATGATTTCAAAATCTGCTCATTATTGTTTGGTAAATAAAAACCATCCTATCGGTTTTGCACTTTTGTGTGAGGTAGCACTTGGTAACTcagaaaaatgttacaaagcACAACATGTGACACTGACCGAGGACATCCATTCAGTATGGGGAGTTGGTCGCATTCAACCGAACCCAACAGgaaatgttacattaaaaaataatattatagtaccGCTTGGAATGCCAATTAATAGTGCTTCTCAAAGTAATCtcttttataatgaatatattGTTTATGACGTGGCTcaagttaacattaaatattta TGGATGCTGAATAAAAAGAACAATctacaaatttaa